In one window of Spiroplasma corruscae DNA:
- a CDS encoding M13 family metallopeptidase gives MKDKKRIQDNFFNAMNQDWVEKTELPSGYPSWGSFEILRKKSIDDIRDLILELKNKDKNSLNVEQKKIVALFNNYLNWEERNKQGLKPIMGMIEFIDTLKDKKEFTNFIIDFYQKFQTSFLFGFGMDSDFKDSNLRALFISTMSLGMSDRDFYEESHPRHTEIKEAYKKYVNDLVLESKIKFKSNNLFDLIYSFEDKLAKSMLKKEELRSPENIYNVVTLEDLKSYCKFIDWKDYFDKTGYSKASIIILTQPKYIKKLSDILESINLEDLKDIMKFDLLSAYSGLTSENFYKIAFNFSSVFSGVKEMKPEIERAVEFTNGKLGEMLGKEYVKKHFSEEAKKDVYDMVKKLINVYEKRINDLDWMSETTKIKAVEKLKGFTIKIGYPDKFETYEEVEIRDYNEGGSLYENINNIVKYLIKKELNEINMPVDKNKWYMYPQTVNAYYNPSSNEICFPAAILQSPFYDINEPRAKNLGGIGAVIGHEVSHGFDDEGSKFDKDGNFNNWWTPDDYKEYNKRTQALVEQYNQYDVNGSHVNGKLTLGENIGDLSGVAAALDICKEECPGDIKLFFENYAIIWRRKSTDELKNTRLLIDPHSPEEFRCNGVLVNINEFHEIFGTQPGDGMYKEEKDRIKVW, from the coding sequence ATGAAAGATAAAAAAAGAATTCAAGATAATTTTTTTAATGCAATGAATCAGGATTGAGTAGAAAAAACTGAATTACCTAGTGGATATCCATCTTGAGGTAGTTTTGAAATACTTAGAAAAAAATCAATTGATGACATTAGAGATTTAATCTTGGAATTAAAAAATAAAGATAAGAATTCTCTTAATGTAGAACAGAAGAAAATAGTAGCCTTATTTAATAATTATTTAAATTGAGAAGAAAGAAACAAACAAGGACTAAAACCTATAATGGGGATGATTGAATTCATTGATACCCTTAAAGATAAAAAAGAATTCACAAATTTTATAATAGATTTTTATCAAAAGTTTCAAACTAGTTTTTTATTTGGTTTTGGAATGGATTCAGATTTTAAAGATAGTAATCTAAGAGCATTGTTTATTTCTACAATGAGTTTAGGAATGTCAGATAGGGACTTTTATGAAGAAAGTCACCCTAGACACACAGAAATAAAAGAAGCATATAAGAAATACGTTAATGATCTTGTGTTAGAGTCTAAAATTAAATTTAAATCAAATAATTTATTTGATTTAATATACTCTTTTGAAGATAAATTAGCAAAATCGATGCTTAAAAAAGAAGAGTTAAGATCTCCCGAAAATATTTATAACGTTGTTACTTTAGAAGACTTGAAATCATATTGTAAATTTATAGACTGAAAGGATTACTTTGATAAAACAGGTTATTCAAAAGCAAGCATTATTATTTTAACTCAACCTAAATACATTAAAAAACTTTCAGATATATTAGAATCTATTAATTTAGAAGATTTAAAAGATATTATGAAGTTTGACTTATTGAGTGCTTATAGTGGATTAACATCTGAAAATTTCTATAAAATAGCATTTAATTTCAGTTCTGTATTCTCGGGTGTAAAAGAAATGAAACCTGAGATTGAAAGAGCTGTAGAGTTTACAAATGGTAAATTAGGGGAAATGCTTGGTAAAGAATATGTAAAAAAACATTTTTCTGAAGAAGCAAAAAAAGACGTTTATGATATGGTAAAAAAACTTATAAATGTGTATGAAAAAAGAATTAATGATTTAGATTGAATGAGTGAAACAACAAAAATAAAAGCTGTAGAGAAATTAAAAGGTTTCACAATCAAAATTGGTTATCCAGATAAGTTTGAAACTTATGAAGAAGTAGAAATAAGAGATTATAACGAAGGTGGAAGTTTATATGAAAATATAAATAATATCGTAAAGTATCTGATAAAAAAAGAATTGAACGAAATTAACATGCCAGTTGATAAAAATAAATGATATATGTATCCACAAACAGTAAATGCTTATTACAATCCAAGCTCAAATGAAATTTGTTTCCCAGCAGCAATACTTCAATCACCATTTTATGACATCAATGAACCACGAGCTAAAAATTTAGGTGGTATAGGTGCTGTAATAGGTCATGAAGTAAGTCATGGTTTTGATGACGAAGGAAGTAAATTTGATAAAGACGGTAACTTTAACAACTGATGAACACCAGATGACTATAAAGAATATAACAAAAGAACACAAGCCCTTGTTGAACAATATAATCAATATGATGTTAATGGTTCACACGTAAATGGTAAATTAACTTTAGGAGAAAATATTGGTGATCTAAGTGGGGTAGCAGCTGCTTTAGATATTTGTAAAGAAGAATGTCCAGGAGACATTAAACTCTTTTTTGAGAACTATGCAATTATTTGAAGAAGAAAATCTACAGATGAATTAAAAAATACTAGATTACTTATTGATCCTCACTCTCCTGAGGAGTTTAGATGTAACGGGGTACTTGTAAATATAAATGAATTCCATGAAATATTTGGAACACAACCAGGTGATGGTATGTACAAAGAAGAGAAAGATAGAATTAAAGTATGATAA
- a CDS encoding YebC/PmpR family DNA-binding transcriptional regulator, whose protein sequence is MGRAHEVRKQSMEKTAAMKSALYGRCSKEIYMAAKNGSKDIESNLALRSAVDKAKSKQVPADVIQRAIKKAEGNSTDNYLSNRYEGYGPGNSMIIVDSLTNNVNRAIADIREVFNKNGGKIATSGSVSHSFTSSSIFGFNEHNIEFILESLINEDCEVNDVVEEDGMIIVNAPLNSFNSVKKALDKLNIKEYKIAETTMIANEYITIDDIEILEKFNKLVDKLNELEDVQNVYHNVENA, encoded by the coding sequence ATGGGAAGAGCACACGAAGTAAGAAAACAAAGTATGGAAAAGACTGCAGCAATGAAGTCTGCTTTATATGGTAGATGTTCAAAGGAAATTTATATGGCGGCAAAAAATGGGTCTAAGGATATCGAATCTAACCTAGCATTAAGGAGTGCGGTAGATAAAGCGAAATCTAAACAAGTACCAGCTGATGTAATACAACGTGCAATAAAAAAAGCTGAGGGTAATTCAACAGATAATTATTTATCAAATAGATATGAAGGATATGGACCAGGTAATTCAATGATAATTGTCGATTCTTTAACAAATAATGTAAATAGAGCAATTGCAGATATTAGAGAAGTGTTTAATAAAAATGGTGGTAAAATTGCAACAAGTGGTTCAGTGTCACATTCATTTACTTCTTCAAGCATTTTTGGTTTTAATGAACACAACATTGAATTTATTCTTGAATCTTTAATAAATGAAGATTGTGAAGTTAATGATGTAGTTGAAGAAGATGGGATGATAATAGTTAATGCACCACTAAATTCGTTTAATTCAGTAAAAAAAGCATTAGATAAACTTAATATTAAGGAATACAAAATTGCTGAAACTACAATGATAGCTAATGAATATATAACAATTGATGATATTGAAATACTTGAAAAATTTAATAAACTTGTTGATAAATTAAATGAATTAGAAGATGTTCAAAATGTATATCATAATGTTGAAAATGCTTAA
- the scpB gene encoding SMC-Scp complex subunit ScpB, which yields MDKSKQVSLIEGLLFINGDEGISLDDISEFLDITNNVSENLIKHLIEKYKKDEESGLEIQKFAKDKFRMTTKKVNSDYYLKLANLKTEAKLSSASIEVLSIIAYKGPTTKAEVENIRGVNCDHIFYKLRLRNLICEAGKSNDVGKPMMYKVTTEFLKYFSLNSLEELPKLRDNNNSEKEIFNRGYNDTR from the coding sequence ATGGATAAAAGTAAACAAGTGTCATTAATTGAAGGCTTACTTTTCATTAATGGTGATGAGGGAATTTCACTAGATGATATTTCAGAATTCCTAGATATAACCAATAATGTTAGTGAAAATCTTATAAAGCACTTAATTGAGAAATATAAAAAAGATGAGGAGTCAGGTTTAGAGATACAAAAGTTTGCTAAAGACAAGTTTAGAATGACTACAAAAAAAGTAAATTCAGATTATTATTTAAAACTAGCAAATTTAAAAACAGAAGCTAAATTATCATCTGCAAGCATCGAAGTTCTATCGATAATTGCATATAAAGGTCCCACTACTAAAGCGGAGGTGGAAAATATTAGGGGAGTAAATTGTGATCATATATTTTATAAGTTAAGGTTAAGGAATCTAATATGTGAAGCTGGTAAATCTAATGATGTTGGTAAACCGATGATGTACAAAGTTACCACCGAATTTTTAAAGTATTTTAGTTTAAATAGTCTTGAAGAATTACCAAAATTAAGAGATAATAATAACTCAGAAAAAGAAATATTCAATAGGGGATATAATGATACAAGATAG
- a CDS encoding segregation and condensation protein A gives MEKWTLIELDNFNGPLDLLLHMIKEKELNILEVNLLTLSNQYIDYIRGLKVLNIEVASEYLVMAAYLIELKSKILIPKENNEFDENIEDSEREDLINRLIEYHKIKEVTGFFKSKQEEYLKSFSKKKSIIKVTKIDDDELPLAKNNINIDSFSKIFLKAIEKNKFKNFEVNTLTTTEISPEELSKDILEYFEDNKIKSIDLEELIHIKEFSLKMLVATFLSILDLASKHLITLSQTGEKISIEVLI, from the coding sequence ATGGAAAAATGAACTTTAATTGAATTAGATAATTTTAATGGTCCTTTGGACCTATTATTACATATGATAAAAGAAAAAGAACTAAACATACTTGAGGTTAATTTATTAACACTTTCTAATCAGTATATTGATTATATTAGGGGTTTAAAAGTATTAAATATAGAAGTCGCAAGTGAATACTTAGTTATGGCTGCATATTTAATTGAATTAAAGTCGAAGATATTAATTCCTAAAGAAAATAATGAGTTTGATGAAAATATAGAAGATTCAGAAAGAGAAGATTTGATTAATAGGCTAATAGAATACCATAAAATTAAAGAAGTTACTGGGTTTTTCAAAAGTAAACAGGAAGAATATTTAAAATCATTTAGCAAGAAAAAATCAATTATTAAAGTTACTAAAATAGATGATGATGAATTACCATTAGCAAAAAATAACATTAATATTGATAGTTTTTCTAAAATATTTTTAAAAGCAATTGAAAAAAACAAGTTTAAAAATTTTGAAGTAAACACACTAACAACAACAGAGATATCTCCAGAAGAATTATCAAAAGATATTTTAGAGTATTTTGAGGATAATAAAATTAAATCAATTGATTTAGAAGAATTGATTCATATAAAAGAATTTAGTTTAAAAATGTTAGTTGCGACTTTCTTGTCTATTTTAGACTTAGCATCTAAACACTTAATCACATTATCACAAACAGGTGAAAAAATAAGTATTGAAGTATTAATATAA
- a CDS encoding fructose-bisphosphatase class II: MNKDIILLRTVEVAAIASYKYIGSKDKNLVDLAAVEAFEVMLKNEKGFKLKIVNGEGELDNAPMLYVNQLLGDISNVDCPFYDVSVDPIEGTNPAAFNFAGSISTIAISKENTMLQMPEMYMEKLFVKDKYNDLVNLEEGILENVLKMQEQEMRKDLKCIVLDKPRHDEIIKSLSNMGVIVRLIKDGDVLAAIDVVNGEADFVYGIGGAPEGCLMASLAIASGCRMQCKLVHYNEIWRNEKETDSRMLKEKAWMSKHKIDTSTILNDRDLVSDDRTRFFAAGLTAGGSLKPITYKKGKFFVNAFMASHGIVRNFNSIYDVNKVNGLKPDIKFLFDKYKR, encoded by the coding sequence TTGAATAAGGATATTATTTTACTTAGAACAGTAGAAGTGGCTGCAATAGCGTCTTATAAATATATAGGAAGTAAAGACAAGAATTTAGTTGATTTAGCTGCCGTAGAAGCCTTTGAAGTAATGTTAAAAAATGAAAAAGGATTTAAATTAAAAATTGTGAACGGTGAAGGTGAGTTAGATAATGCACCAATGTTGTATGTTAACCAATTACTAGGTGATATCTCAAATGTTGATTGTCCTTTTTATGATGTCTCAGTTGATCCAATAGAAGGTACAAATCCTGCTGCATTTAACTTTGCTGGAAGCATATCAACAATTGCTATTTCCAAAGAAAACACAATGCTACAAATGCCTGAAATGTATATGGAAAAGTTGTTTGTAAAAGATAAATATAATGATTTAGTTAATCTAGAAGAAGGCATATTAGAAAATGTTTTAAAAATGCAAGAACAGGAAATGAGAAAAGATTTAAAATGTATAGTATTAGATAAACCGCGTCATGATGAAATAATAAAGAGTTTAAGCAATATGGGTGTTATTGTAAGATTAATAAAAGATGGAGATGTATTAGCAGCAATTGATGTTGTTAATGGTGAAGCTGATTTTGTATATGGAATTGGCGGTGCACCTGAAGGATGTCTTATGGCATCGCTTGCAATCGCATCAGGTTGCAGAATGCAATGTAAGTTAGTTCATTATAATGAAATATGAAGAAATGAAAAAGAGACAGATTCAAGAATGCTTAAAGAAAAAGCTTGAATGTCAAAACATAAAATAGATACAAGCACTATACTAAATGATAGAGATCTTGTTAGCGATGACAGAACAAGATTCTTTGCAGCTGGTTTAACAGCTGGTGGAAGCTTGAAACCAATTACATACAAAAAAGGTAAGTTTTTTGTAAATGCATTTATGGCATCTCATGGAATTGTGAGAAACTTTAACTCAATTTATGATGTTAATAAAGTAAATGGTTTAAAACCAGATATTAAGTTTTTGTTTGATAAGTATAAGCGTTAG
- a CDS encoding pseudouridine synthase: MIQDRLQKIIASRGYCSRRKAEELITNNQVKVNGKIVNELGSKFDTNVNITINDRPVSIISEKHYYLFNKPRLVLTTMVDKENRKTVADFFKNVKARVYPVGRLDYDVSGAIIMTNDGEFANFVMHPRYEFQKTYQALCKGKVHKDQVTQLVKGVIIDDNYKTKAIEARLCDYDKEYDESVVELTITEGRKHHVKKMLIAADIYLKKLKRTRIEFLTLDELEVGQYRVLKAHEIKKFYGIYKSVKQNKAN, translated from the coding sequence ATGATACAAGATAGATTACAAAAAATTATAGCTTCAAGGGGTTATTGCTCAAGAAGAAAAGCAGAAGAATTAATTACAAACAACCAAGTTAAAGTTAATGGTAAAATTGTAAATGAGTTGGGTAGTAAATTTGATACAAATGTCAATATTACAATTAATGATAGACCTGTATCAATTATTAGCGAAAAACATTATTACTTATTTAATAAACCAAGATTAGTTTTAACAACTATGGTTGATAAAGAAAACAGGAAAACAGTCGCAGATTTTTTTAAAAATGTTAAAGCACGTGTATATCCAGTGGGTAGACTAGATTATGATGTTAGTGGTGCGATTATTATGACTAATGATGGAGAATTTGCAAACTTTGTAATGCACCCTAGATACGAGTTCCAAAAAACGTATCAGGCATTGTGTAAAGGTAAGGTTCATAAAGATCAAGTAACCCAGTTGGTTAAAGGTGTAATAATTGATGATAATTACAAAACTAAGGCTATCGAGGCAAGATTATGTGATTATGATAAGGAATATGATGAATCTGTTGTTGAACTAACAATTACAGAGGGAAGAAAACACCATGTAAAAAAAATGTTAATAGCAGCTGATATATATTTGAAAAAGTTAAAAAGAACCAGAATTGAGTTTTTAACACTTGATGAATTAGAAGTAGGTCAATATAGAGTTTTAAAAGCGCATGAAATTAAAAAGTTTTATGGTATTTATAAATCGGTAAAGCAAAATAAAGCTAATTAA
- a CDS encoding inorganic diphosphatase yields the protein MKKNIINVIIENPKGSTNKFEYDVLTKSITLDRVLYGANFYPGEYGFIDETLDWDGDPLDVISLATYPTFPGVQVRVRILGSIRMIDNGEIDTKLFGVFNDDPRFNGYETLKDVPQHLKDEIENFFLQYKALQNKEVKINGWGDIDEALKEVEECKERYLEYKDRYLQPGGREEILKEWKEKGLGQG from the coding sequence ATGAAAAAAAATATTATTAATGTAATTATTGAAAATCCTAAAGGAAGTACAAATAAATTTGAATATGATGTTCTAACAAAAAGCATTACATTAGATAGAGTGCTTTATGGTGCTAATTTCTACCCTGGTGAATATGGATTTATAGATGAAACACTTGATTGAGATGGTGACCCACTTGATGTTATATCACTTGCAACATACCCTACTTTTCCAGGGGTTCAAGTAAGAGTAAGAATCTTAGGTTCAATTAGGATGATTGACAACGGAGAAATTGATACTAAACTGTTTGGTGTATTTAATGATGATCCAAGATTCAATGGATATGAAACACTAAAAGATGTTCCACAACATTTGAAAGACGAAATAGAAAATTTCTTTCTTCAATATAAGGCATTACAAAATAAAGAAGTTAAGATCAATGGTTGAGGAGATATTGATGAAGCGTTAAAAGAGGTAGAAGAATGTAAAGAAAGATATTTAGAATACAAGGATAGATATCTTCAACCAGGTGGAAGAGAAGAAATTTTAAAAGAATGAAAAGAAAAAGGTCTTGGTCAAGGTTAA